From a region of the Candidatus Blochmanniella camponoti genome:
- the lysA gene encoding diaminopimelate decarboxylase: MTHNIFAQTSALTYESLKKLHQKYKGPVWVYDASIIINRITQLKQFDVIRYAQKSCSNIHILRLMHNYEVKVDAVSLGEIERALLAGFKTGKQSNEIVFTADILEEETLLRISELNIVVNAGSIDMLAQLGACSPGHKIWLRINPGFGHGHNQKTNTGGENSKHGIWHEDIPIALSYIHHYDLQLIGLHMHIGSGVRYDHLSKVCNAMVQQILKYKIDVHVISAGGGLTIPYQHNDIVLDVNHYFRLWNNARQYISQYLNHTVTLEIEPGRFLVAESGILITQIRAVKNMGNRHFVLIDAGYNDLMRPVMYGSYHHISLVPGDDRSVILETLCDTVVGGPLCESGDVFTQNMNGTILARKLPCSAKVGDYLIFHDTGAYGASMSSNYNTRPLLPEVLFENGQIRQIRRKQKLEDLFMLETIEQFNKENC, encoded by the coding sequence GTGACACATAATATCTTTGCGCAAACAAGTGCTCTTACCTATGAAAGTTTAAAAAAATTACATCAAAAATATAAAGGTCCAGTATGGGTGTACGATGCATCGATTATAATTAATCGTATTACACAATTAAAACAATTTGACGTTATACGGTACGCTCAAAAATCTTGCTCTAATATTCATATTTTACGATTAATGCATAATTATGAAGTTAAAGTAGATGCTGTTTCTTTAGGAGAGATCGAACGAGCATTATTAGCTGGTTTTAAAACGGGAAAACAAAGTAATGAAATAGTTTTCACTGCTGATATTTTAGAAGAAGAAACATTATTAAGAATATCAGAACTAAATATCGTTGTTAATGCAGGATCGATAGATATGTTAGCGCAATTAGGAGCTTGTTCTCCTGGACATAAAATATGGTTACGTATTAATCCTGGATTTGGACACGGACATAACCAAAAAACTAATACTGGAGGAGAAAATAGCAAGCATGGAATTTGGCATGAAGATATACCAATAGCTTTATCTTATATTCATCATTATGATCTACAGTTAATCGGACTACATATGCATATTGGTTCTGGAGTGCGGTACGATCATTTATCTAAAGTATGTAATGCGATGGTCCAACAGATTTTGAAATATAAAATAGATGTACATGTTATTTCTGCTGGAGGAGGATTAACAATACCATATCAACATAATGATATAGTTTTAGATGTAAATCATTATTTTCGATTATGGAATAATGCGAGACAATACATTAGCCAATATTTAAATCATACAGTAACATTAGAAATAGAACCTGGTCGTTTTCTTGTGGCTGAATCAGGAATATTAATTACACAAATTAGAGCGGTAAAAAACATGGGTAATCGTCATTTTGTATTAATAGACGCAGGGTATAATGATTTAATGCGCCCAGTCATGTATGGTAGTTATCATCATATTTCATTAGTACCTGGAGATGATCGCAGCGTTATTTTAGAAACATTATGCGATACCGTTGTTGGTGGTCCACTATGTGAATCTGGAGATGTTTTTACACAAAATATGAACGGAACAATATTAGCACGTAAATTACCTTGTTCAGCAAAAGTAGGGGATTATTTGATATTTCATGACACTGGTGCATACGGGGCTTCTATGTCTTCTAATTATAATACGCGTCCGTTACTACCAGAAGTTTTATTTGAAAATGGACAAATTCGTCAAATTCGCCGAAAACAAAAACTAGAAGATTTATTTATGTTGGAAACAATAGAACAATTCAATAAGGAAAATTGTTAA
- the rppH gene encoding RNA pyrophosphohydrolase, producing the protein MIDDNGYRLNVGIVLCNTHQQVLWARKCKQHYCWQFPQGGINIGETPEQAMYRELFEEIGLNDQDVRILSSTQYWMHYKLPKKLIRWKIRPICFGQKQKWFLLKLVSKDTRINIKSNKDYTFDSWKWVSLWYPIRRVVFFKRDVYRKVMQEFVDVIIS; encoded by the coding sequence GTGATTGATGATAACGGTTACCGATTAAACGTAGGAATTGTGCTATGTAATACTCATCAGCAAGTATTATGGGCTAGAAAATGTAAGCAGCATTACTGCTGGCAATTTCCTCAAGGTGGAATTAATATTGGAGAGACTCCAGAACAAGCCATGTATAGGGAATTATTTGAAGAAATAGGATTGAATGATCAAGATGTTCGTATTCTATCTTCAACGCAATATTGGATGCATTACAAATTACCTAAAAAATTAATTCGTTGGAAAATTAGGCCTATTTGCTTTGGGCAAAAACAAAAGTGGTTTTTACTAAAGCTTGTATCTAAAGATACACGCATTAACATAAAAAGTAATAAAGATTACACATTTGATAGCTGGAAGTGGGTTAGCTTATGGTATCCCATACGCCGAGTCGTATTCTTTAAAAGAGATGTATATAGAAAAGTTATGCAAGAATTTGTTGATGTGATAATATCGTAA
- the ygfZ gene encoding tRNA-modifying protein YgfZ, translated as MFPRMAFLGQYPVPSKDLPLTFISLEEWTLVRLYGPDVIQCLHNQFTCDIQNLNKNKYSFSAHCNPKGKMISNMYVFHLKNQEMAFIERLNICKKQIEEMKKYMVFSSVTVIPDYDAILIGIAGINARKHLSMFFSVLPNKTHTIIHAQDVTLLYLSAPSERFLLIINKKSILDYLLSESQSQIQLNNSRQWVSLDMEAGYPIIEPITSELFVPQAVNMDILHGISFNKGCYIGQESIARIKYRGHNKQTLYRLHGVIDYKKNYKLPAAGDQVELKINNQHWKNIGIVLQSCQIKKNNIWIQVVLNRSILASSELRITNTQTHDSLMFYY; from the coding sequence ATGTTTCCTCGTATGGCTTTTTTGGGACAGTATCCTGTACCCTCAAAAGATTTGCCTCTAACATTCATCTCCTTAGAGGAATGGACGTTAGTGAGATTATATGGACCAGATGTTATACAGTGTTTACATAATCAGTTTACTTGTGATATTCAAAATTTAAATAAAAATAAATATAGTTTTTCAGCACATTGTAATCCAAAAGGAAAAATGATTAGCAATATGTATGTTTTTCATCTTAAAAATCAAGAAATGGCATTTATTGAACGTCTAAATATATGCAAAAAACAAATAGAAGAAATGAAAAAATATATGGTATTTTCTAGTGTTACTGTTATTCCTGATTATGATGCAATACTTATTGGAATAGCTGGAATAAATGCAAGAAAGCATTTAAGTATGTTTTTTTCAGTTTTACCAAATAAGACACACACAATAATTCATGCTCAAGATGTGACCTTACTTTATCTTAGTGCTCCATCAGAACGATTTTTGTTGATTATTAATAAAAAATCAATATTAGATTATTTGTTAAGTGAATCACAGTCTCAGATACAACTTAATAATAGTCGTCAATGGGTATCATTAGATATGGAAGCAGGCTATCCAATTATTGAGCCAATAACTAGTGAATTATTTGTTCCTCAAGCTGTTAATATGGATATATTACACGGAATTAGTTTTAATAAAGGTTGTTATATTGGACAAGAATCTATTGCACGTATTAAGTATCGTGGGCATAACAAACAAACTTTATATCGATTGCACGGTGTCATTGATTATAAGAAAAATTATAAATTGCCTGCTGCTGGTGATCAGGTAGAGTTAAAAATAAATAACCAACACTGGAAAAATATTGGAATTGTTTTACAATCTTGTCAAATTAAAAAAAATAATATATGGATACAAGTAGTATTAAATAGATCTATTCTAGCATCTTCAGAATTGAGAATTACAAATACACAAACTCACGATAGTCTCATGTTTTATTATTGA
- the lysS gene encoding lysine--tRNA ligase — MTKYVYSKDQSYQKFNVDDELNIRRKKLSKLREKGVAFPNNFRRNSISNQLHKKYAHTSNLELIQLNIEVIIAGRIISQRIMGKASFITVRDAGGCIQLYITSNSLATNLYDENIKQWDLGDILGARGILFRTRTGELSIYCKEIRLLTKSLRPLPDKFHGLNNQETKYRQRYLDLIINENTRKIFKIRSLVISEIRQFMKKNNFMEVETPMMHTIAGGAIAHPFITHHNKLGIDMYLRIAPELYLKKLVIGGFERIFEINRNFRNEGISSYHNPEFTMMEIYMAYADYRDIIILVQNLLRSVTQKILGSNIINYGDYELDFKHPFTQISIKEAILYYLPETRSQNIDDICTAVSIAKSLGINVKSCWTLHRIHMVIFEEAIEKKIIQPTCVTSYPIEVSPLARRNDNNPEFADRFELFIAGREIGNGFSELNDPEDQKERFLKQAYGKKDKTNNNNVHINYDEDYLIALEYGLPPTAGIGIGIDRLIMLFTDSHTIRDVILFPTLRPK, encoded by the coding sequence ATGACTAAATACGTATATTCAAAGGATCAGTCATATCAAAAATTTAATGTCGATGATGAATTAAATATTCGTCGAAAAAAATTATCAAAACTCCGTGAAAAAGGCGTAGCATTTCCAAATAATTTTCGTCGTAATTCTATTTCTAATCAATTACATAAAAAATACGCTCATACATCCAATTTAGAATTGATACAATTAAATATAGAAGTAATCATAGCAGGCCGTATAATAAGTCAACGTATCATGGGAAAAGCATCTTTTATAACTGTACGTGATGCTGGGGGTTGCATACAATTATATATTACTTCTAATTCATTAGCAACAAATTTATATGATGAAAATATAAAACAATGGGATTTAGGAGATATCTTAGGAGCACGCGGTATATTATTTAGAACACGTACTGGGGAACTATCAATATACTGTAAAGAAATTCGATTATTAACTAAATCATTGCGTCCATTACCAGATAAGTTTCATGGTTTAAATAATCAAGAAACAAAATATCGTCAAAGATATTTAGATTTAATTATTAATGAAAATACAAGAAAAATATTTAAAATACGTTCTTTAGTGATTTCTGAAATACGCCAATTCATGAAAAAAAATAATTTCATGGAAGTAGAGACACCAATGATGCACACAATTGCAGGAGGAGCTATAGCGCATCCTTTTATTACACATCATAATAAATTAGGAATAGATATGTATCTACGAATCGCTCCAGAATTATATCTAAAAAAATTAGTGATAGGTGGTTTTGAGCGAATATTCGAAATAAATCGTAATTTTCGTAATGAAGGTATATCTTCTTATCATAATCCTGAGTTTACAATGATGGAAATATATATGGCTTATGCTGATTATCGTGATATAATCATTTTAGTGCAAAATTTATTAAGATCGGTAACACAGAAAATACTAGGTAGTAATATAATAAATTATGGAGATTATGAATTAGATTTTAAGCATCCTTTTACGCAAATCAGTATAAAAGAAGCTATATTGTATTATCTACCAGAAACTAGATCCCAAAATATAGACGATATATGTACTGCTGTTTCTATTGCAAAATCACTTGGCATTAACGTTAAGAGTTGTTGGACGTTACACAGAATACATATGGTTATTTTTGAAGAAGCAATAGAAAAAAAAATAATTCAACCAACTTGTGTTACTTCTTATCCAATAGAAGTATCTCCATTAGCACGTCGTAATGACAACAATCCAGAGTTTGCTGATCGTTTTGAACTTTTCATTGCTGGACGAGAAATAGGAAATGGTTTTTCAGAATTAAACGATCCAGAAGATCAAAAGGAACGTTTTTTAAAACAAGCATATGGAAAAAAAGATAAAACAAACAATAATAATGTTCACATAAATTATGACGAAGATTATTTAATTGCATTAGAATATGGATTACCTCCTACAGCAGGTATTGGGATAGGAATCGATCGTTTGATCATGTTGTTCACCGACAGTCATACTATTCGTGATGTAATTTTATTTCCTACACTTCGTCCAAAATAA
- a CDS encoding FAD-dependent monooxygenase, with product MDSFDLLIVNQGISGLALACGLGDCFRIAIIEHKTHFHMYEADQWDLETSLVNITSMRILQYLKIWHQNISHFSVLLHKLEIIKKNSISKIVFDSGYLGYLELGYVINKCYIYQALVDRARQLNNIIFIDSYVPKAINYHEDAAFITITNNYTFKAKLVIGADGINSWVRNTANISLIFKDTKYYGFTTIIHTEKTHNNTLRCIIHNDGLVILLPLKNVHLSVVFWLLPPHTAKKYLYVSASDQSINYALIKICNILGYCVTCDNKDSNILLLRMQYAHNFTNHRLVLLGKAAYTMCPLFFQNINSELIDAAVLLHHLQNLKENNQDIGHYTYLKYYERNRKYRIIKDSMNIPYIYMFLHDKNHFLKYIQYFIFYLINTVPNLKIHILHRIMGLNNIPEWLLRDHYD from the coding sequence GTGGACAGTTTCGATTTATTAATTGTAAATCAGGGAATTTCCGGATTGGCATTAGCCTGCGGTTTGGGTGATTGTTTTCGCATTGCAATTATAGAACATAAAACTCATTTTCATATGTATGAAGCAGATCAATGGGATCTAGAAACATCATTAGTTAATATAACTAGCATGAGAATATTGCAATATTTAAAAATTTGGCATCAAAACATATCACATTTTTCTGTTTTATTACATAAATTAGAAATTATTAAAAAGAATAGTATAAGTAAAATTGTTTTCGATTCCGGTTACTTAGGATATCTTGAGCTAGGATATGTTATTAATAAATGTTATATATACCAAGCTTTAGTTGATCGCGCACGACAATTAAACAATATTATATTTATAGATTCATATGTACCTAAAGCAATAAATTACCATGAAGATGCAGCATTTATTACAATAACTAATAATTATACGTTCAAAGCTAAATTAGTAATAGGTGCAGATGGAATTAATTCTTGGGTAAGAAACACCGCAAATATCTCGTTAATATTTAAAGATACTAAATATTATGGATTCACTACTATTATTCATACTGAGAAAACTCATAACAACACTCTTCGTTGTATCATTCATAATGATGGGTTAGTAATATTATTGCCATTAAAAAACGTGCATCTTTCCGTTGTTTTTTGGTTGTTACCCCCGCATACCGCCAAAAAATATTTGTATGTATCCGCTTCTGATCAATCTATTAATTATGCGTTAATTAAAATCTGCAATATACTCGGTTATTGTGTTACATGTGACAATAAAGATTCTAACATTTTACTACTGAGAATGCAATATGCACATAACTTTACAAATCATCGTTTGGTGTTATTAGGAAAAGCTGCGTACACTATGTGTCCTTTATTTTTTCAAAATATTAATTCAGAACTGATAGATGCAGCAGTTTTATTACATCATCTGCAGAATCTGAAAGAAAATAATCAAGACATTGGACACTATACTTATTTAAAGTATTACGAACGCAATAGAAAATACAGAATAATTAAAGATTCTATGAATATTCCATATATTTACATGTTTCTTCATGATAAGAATCATTTTTTAAAATACATACAATATTTTATTTTTTATCTCATAAACACGGTTCCCAACTTAAAAATACACATTTTACATCGCATTATGGGTTTAAATAATATTCCAGAATGGTTATTACGAGATCATTATGACTAA
- the rpiA gene encoding ribose-5-phosphate isomerase RpiA: protein MVQNKLKKSVGWAALKYIQSSRIIGVGTGSTVTYFIEALNSIKEKIEGVVSSSNYSSNQLKKIGIPLCNLNSLHELDVYVDSADEIDSHMQMIKGKGGALTKEKIIAAAAKTFICIVDSSKQVNILGRGPLPIEVIPMARSLVARELVRLGGLPEYRHNVITDNGNNILDVYNMKIINASLLETKINNIPGVVSVGIFAKRRADIVLIGTREGIKIIK from the coding sequence ATGGTACAAAATAAATTAAAAAAATCAGTAGGTTGGGCGGCTTTAAAATATATTCAATCTAGCAGAATTATAGGAGTAGGAACAGGTTCTACTGTTACATATTTTATTGAAGCACTAAATAGTATAAAGGAAAAAATAGAAGGCGTGGTTTCCAGTTCAAATTATTCATCTAATCAATTAAAAAAAATAGGTATTCCTCTATGTAATCTTAATAGCTTACACGAATTAGATGTATATGTTGACAGTGCAGATGAAATTGATTCACATATGCAAATGATTAAAGGTAAGGGTGGAGCCTTGACCAAAGAAAAAATTATTGCTGCTGCAGCTAAAACATTTATTTGTATCGTTGACAGCAGTAAACAAGTAAATATATTAGGACGCGGTCCTTTGCCAATAGAAGTCATTCCTATGGCTCGCTCATTAGTAGCAAGAGAATTAGTGCGTTTAGGTGGTTTACCAGAATATCGACATAATGTAATTACTGATAATGGTAATAACATCTTAGACGTATATAACATGAAGATTATAAATGCGTCGTTATTAGAAACAAAAATTAATAATATTCCAGGAGTAGTGAGTGTTGGTATATTCGCGAAAAGACGAGCAGATATAGTATTAATTGGAACAAGAGAAGGTATAAAAATAATTAAATAA
- a CDS encoding 5-formyltetrahydrofolate cyclo-ligase, translated as MYVDDKKSYRKFLRMYIRSIRRTLTFQEQYTAAQLITNKIMTINHMHRSTRIAVFIAFDGEINTALLIRALLLMHKQIYLPILPDSGSTCLLFARYTFSTPLICNHLNIYEPKWNARSVIPIEKIDVIFVPLVAFDTSGNRLGMGGGFYDRTLQNWKHQSNYIPIGLAHDFQRIPTQLLPIETWDIILPEIITPSYHLIVDTH; from the coding sequence ATGTATGTTGATGACAAAAAATCATACAGAAAATTTCTTCGTATGTATATACGAAGTATACGTAGAACTTTAACGTTTCAAGAACAATATACAGCGGCGCAATTAATAACTAACAAAATTATGACTATAAATCATATGCATAGATCAACGCGTATAGCGGTGTTTATTGCTTTTGATGGAGAAATAAATACTGCTTTGCTCATTAGAGCTTTGTTATTGATGCATAAACAGATATATTTACCGATTCTGCCTGATTCAGGATCCACATGCTTACTATTTGCACGATATACATTTTCAACACCTCTTATATGCAATCATTTAAATATATATGAACCGAAATGGAATGCTCGTTCTGTTATTCCTATAGAAAAAATAGATGTTATATTTGTTCCATTAGTCGCATTTGATACTAGTGGCAATCGATTAGGCATGGGTGGTGGTTTTTATGATAGAACTTTACAAAACTGGAAACATCAAAGCAATTATATACCTATAGGATTAGCACATGATTTTCAAAGAATACCTACCCAATTGCTTCCTATAGAAACATGGGATATAATATTACCAGAAATTATCACTCCATCTTATCATTTGATTGTAGATACTCATTAA
- the lgt gene encoding prolipoprotein diacylglyceryl transferase, translated as MQNLYYHACNPVIFTMGPISLHWYGVMYGLGFIYAMWSLSYRMRHFNNVSWTHTDVEHLLCLCFFGVLLGGRIGYVLFYQWSFFSNNLLWIFKIWEGGMSFHGGLIGVIISIAWFSHKKHRPFFQISDFVVPAVPFGLGLGRLGNFINGELWGRIAIDIPWAMLFPNSVYQDLLILPNHPEWEPLFDSYGVLPRHPSQLYEMFLEGVILFIIISKFIRQPHPVGSVSGLFLVCYGVFRIIAEIFRQPDSQLGLINNIATMGQILSFPMIILGTIIIYLAYR; from the coding sequence ATGCAGAATCTTTATTATCATGCATGTAATCCGGTAATTTTTACAATGGGACCTATTTCATTGCATTGGTATGGTGTAATGTATGGATTAGGTTTTATATATGCTATGTGGTCATTATCATATCGTATGCGTCATTTCAATAATGTTTCATGGACTCATACAGATGTAGAACATTTATTATGTTTGTGTTTTTTTGGTGTTTTATTAGGCGGTCGTATTGGATACGTATTATTTTACCAGTGGTCTTTTTTTTCTAACAATTTACTGTGGATCTTTAAAATATGGGAAGGAGGTATGTCTTTTCATGGCGGTTTAATAGGTGTAATTATATCGATCGCATGGTTTTCTCACAAAAAACATCGTCCTTTTTTTCAAATATCAGATTTTGTCGTTCCCGCAGTTCCGTTTGGATTAGGACTCGGTAGATTAGGAAATTTTATTAACGGAGAATTATGGGGTCGAATAGCCATTGATATTCCATGGGCTATGTTATTTCCTAATTCCGTGTATCAAGATTTATTAATACTACCAAATCATCCTGAATGGGAACCACTATTTGATAGTTACGGTGTGCTGCCTCGTCATCCGTCTCAATTATATGAAATGTTTTTAGAGGGAGTAATATTATTTATTATCATAAGTAAATTTATTCGTCAACCACATCCCGTGGGTAGTGTGTCTGGTTTGTTTCTGGTTTGTTATGGGGTGTTTCGTATTATAGCGGAAATTTTTCGTCAACCTGATAGTCAGTTAGGATTAATTAACAACATAGCCACCATGGGACAAATTTTGTCATTCCCTATGATTATATTAGGAACGATTATCATTTATCTTGCTTATAGATAA
- the prfB gene encoding peptide chain release factor 2 (programmed frameshift): protein MINIDLTKQHIQVMLNRVLSLRMIFDYDLKRKHFKIISNELKSPGIWKNPKTAQILRQKSSSLKIFINIVDQLYKNLVDLNDLLELTEEYDNILLSEIYDQSIDLERTLSQLEISRMFIGKYDDSNCYVDIQSGSGGIEAQDWASMLLRMYLRWIDHKGFMSDVIEESTGEVKGIKSATIQVIGPYAYGWLRTESGVHRLVRKSPFDSAGKRHTSFASVFVYPELDDSINIHIRPEDLRCDVYRASGAGGQHVNRTESAVRITHIPTNIVTQCQSDRSQHKNKNQAMKQLRAKLYELELQKKNYEKKMRENNKVNITWGNQIRSYILDNSRVKDLRTGFEKRNIKAVLNGDLDDFIRVSIKNTLSEIRND from the exons ATGATAAATATCGATCTTACTAAACAACATATTCAAGTTATGTTAAATAGAGTATTG AGTTTAAGGATGATTTTTGACTACGATCTCAAAAGAAAACATTTTAAAATAATTAGCAACGAACTAAAATCACCCGGTATTTGGAAAAATCCTAAAACAGCACAAATTCTTAGACAAAAATCATCTTCTTTAAAAATTTTTATCAACATTGTTGATCAGCTTTATAAAAATTTAGTGGATTTAAATGATTTGTTAGAATTGACGGAAGAATATGACAACATCCTACTTTCCGAGATTTATGATCAATCAATTGATTTAGAACGTACATTATCTCAATTAGAGATTAGTCGTATGTTTATAGGAAAGTATGATGATTCCAATTGTTATGTCGATATTCAATCAGGATCTGGAGGAATAGAAGCACAGGATTGGGCTAGTATGTTGTTACGCATGTATTTACGTTGGATCGATCACAAAGGTTTTATGTCCGACGTTATTGAAGAATCGACAGGAGAAGTCAAGGGGATAAAATCTGCTACTATTCAAGTTATTGGGCCTTATGCATATGGTTGGTTACGTACTGAATCTGGTGTACACAGACTAGTGCGCAAAAGTCCTTTTGATTCTGCTGGGAAACGCCATACTTCATTTGCTTCAGTATTTGTATATCCAGAATTAGATGATAGTATAAATATTCATATTCGCCCAGAAGATCTACGTTGTGATGTTTACCGAGCTTCTGGAGCAGGAGGTCAACATGTTAATCGTACAGAATCTGCAGTACGCATCACCCATATACCAACAAATATTGTTACCCAATGTCAAAGTGATCGTTCACAACATAAAAATAAAAATCAAGCTATGAAGCAACTAAGAGCTAAATTATATGAGCTTGAATTACAAAAAAAAAATTATGAAAAAAAAATGAGAGAAAACAATAAAGTAAATATTACTTGGGGTAATCAAATACGATCTTATATTTTAGATAATTCTAGAGTTAAAGATTTACGTACTGGTTTTGAAAAACGTAATATTAAAGCTGTTTTAAATGGAGATCTAGACGATTTTATAAGAGTTAGCATTAAAAACACTTTAAGCGAGATTCGTAATGACTAA
- the ubiH gene encoding 2-octaprenyl-6-methoxyphenyl hydroxylase gives MSIVINGGGMTGAILALMLSKLTKGDLEISLIEQHSPYCYDTKLSSNAYPPHVIALSRGAYFELIRINMAPILSSCSTIIKQVEVSEYHRLNKIFIDAQDYQLSELGYVIELNIFRKKLFDFLYNKSTVTVYCPATLKKIKREKKNNIIVLNNDHRIVSKLMVAADGADSTLAANCGMQWFRWNYQQIAVVSIITTEIPHFGRAFEKFTEYGPLAILPMANDFSFLIWCISDKQKKEVSTWNKDKFSQELQNVFGWKLGKILNIGKRYFYDLWLTRANSHISHRLALVGNAAQNLHPIAGQGFNLGLRDIVVLSKIVTQALYQNLDIGDYSVLNRYQNHRYLDQRRTIKITDGLVRLFSNHYLPFIIARNMGLFFVNYSAFLRRLLVSAILNWKTN, from the coding sequence ATGTCTATTGTTATAAATGGTGGAGGAATGACAGGCGCAATACTAGCCTTAATGTTATCTAAATTGACAAAAGGGGATTTAGAAATCTCCTTGATAGAGCAACATTCTCCTTATTGTTATGATACAAAATTGTCCTCAAATGCATACCCACCTCATGTAATAGCTTTATCGCGAGGCGCTTATTTTGAGTTAATACGAATTAATATGGCTCCAATTCTATCTTCTTGCTCCACCATTATAAAACAAGTAGAAGTTAGTGAATATCATCGGTTGAATAAAATATTCATTGATGCTCAAGACTATCAATTATCAGAATTAGGTTATGTTATCGAATTAAATATTTTTAGAAAGAAATTGTTTGATTTTTTATATAATAAATCTACTGTAACTGTATATTGCCCAGCAACTTTAAAAAAAATTAAACGCGAAAAAAAAAATAACATAATTGTTTTAAATAATGATCATCGAATAGTTTCAAAATTAATGGTAGCGGCAGATGGCGCTGATTCAACACTCGCTGCCAATTGCGGTATGCAATGGTTCAGGTGGAATTATCAACAAATTGCTGTAGTTTCTATAATTACTACTGAAATACCTCATTTTGGAAGAGCTTTTGAAAAATTTACAGAGTACGGACCGTTAGCCATATTACCTATGGCTAACGATTTTAGTTTTTTAATTTGGTGTATTTCTGATAAGCAAAAAAAAGAGGTATCTACATGGAATAAGGATAAATTTTCTCAAGAATTGCAAAATGTATTCGGATGGAAATTAGGAAAAATTTTGAATATAGGAAAGAGATATTTTTACGATCTTTGGTTAACGCGGGCTAATAGCCATATTAGCCACAGATTGGCATTAGTCGGAAATGCGGCACAAAATTTACATCCTATTGCTGGACAAGGATTTAATCTTGGATTGCGTGACATTGTAGTGTTATCAAAAATAGTGACACAAGCATTATATCAGAATTTAGATATTGGAGACTATTCTGTGTTAAATAGATACCAAAATCATAGATATTTAGATCAACGTAGGACCATTAAAATCACCGATGGATTAGTGCGTCTATTTAGCAATCATTACTTGCCGTTCATTATTGCTCGAAATATGGGTTTATTTTTTGTTAACTATAGTGCCTTTCTAAGACGTCTTTTAGTAAGTGCAATATTAAATTGGAAAACAAATTAA
- the zapA gene encoding cell division protein ZapA, translating into MPEQPIDIQIFGRTLRINCPPQQQDALNKAVEDLTQRLQDLKIRTRVTNAEQLVFIAALNICHELTQEKLKTREYAANIEKHILLLQQTIEKALLAHTHITDHANRSLECSEHA; encoded by the coding sequence ATGCCTGAACAACCAATAGATATTCAAATTTTCGGTCGAACACTACGTATCAATTGTCCGCCTCAACAACAGGATGCTTTAAATAAGGCAGTAGAGGATTTAACTCAACGTTTGCAGGATTTAAAAATTAGAACAAGGGTAACTAATGCTGAACAATTAGTATTTATAGCCGCTTTAAATATATGCCATGAATTAACTCAGGAAAAATTAAAAACGCGTGAATATGCAGCCAACATTGAAAAACATATTCTTTTATTGCAACAAACTATCGAAAAAGCCTTACTTGCACATACTCATATTACTGATCATGCTAATAGATCACTGGAATGCTCTGAACACGCATAA